TGCTTTATGGATTTGACAAAACAGGCACTACATTACAGAAGATGGATTATAAACTTGATGAGGGCGATGTTATATTGCAAGATGAGTTTGATATAGACAATAGTTGGCAATTTAATGAACTTTATGAACAAATCAAAAAAAGCGGAGTTTGCATTTTAAAAGAGTTTTTTGATAATGCTGATAAATATATACATAATCTAAAAAAACAAGATGACAGTAAAGCTACTTATTGTACTAAAATAAAAAAAGAAGATGGAAGGCTATATTTTAATAAAAGTGCATTAGAACTTTATAATATGACTAAAGCCTTTGTACGCTGGCCTGTTGCTTATTGTTATTATAATGATATTTCTATAAAGGTTTTTAAAAGCGAATATAAAGAAAGCAAAAATAACAGCAATGATTTTGGTAAAATAGTTCATGTTGATAATGAAGGTATACATGTTCAGGCATTAGATGGAATATATATTATAAAAGAGCTTCAGAGAGAGGGCAAAAAAAGACAAAGCGTAAAAGAGTTTTTATGCGGCAATAAATTAAATATAAATGAATATTTTAATTGATATAAAATAAATGGAGTAATAATTATATTTATGAAAGAGTTATTTAAAAAAATTAAGTCTAAGGTTAATAATTTTTATAATGCTTATATAAAGAAGTTTATGAATAAAATACTTCCTAAGGGAATATTGACAGAAGATAAATCTCTTTTAGTGATAAAAAGGCTAATAATTTTTGCTATATTTTTATTTGTTTTACAGGGAATAATAGTTTCAGTTGTTGTTTTTATAGTGGTAAAAGCAGGAGGAGAGTCTTTTGTACTTCCAGATGTACAGGGAGTAGAAGCATTTGAAGCTTTTAATGTACTAGCAAAAGAAGATATGAATTTAAATATACAATCACACTATTTTAAAGATTATCCATTAGGTACAATAGTAAGTCAGGAGCCTAAAGGCGGAATGAGAGTAAAAAGAGGAAGAACAGTTTATTTGGTTGTAAATGTACCAGAGCAAATTTTAGTAAAAATGCCAGACCTTATAGGAAAATCTTACGATGAAGCTGTTAGTATAATATCTAATGACATTATTTCACAAATGCCTAATGTTAAAATACTTCCAAAAGTTGATGACAATAATCCAGATTATGATAATAATGTGGTATTGTCGCAAGTACCTAATGCTAATGAAGTAATAACAATAAACACAGAAATAGTATTAACTGTTAACAATAAAACCGAGTAATATTTGTATTTTTTATTATTTTTATTATATTAAATAAAATTATTAATTGCTAAAGAAATGTTGTTTATTTCCGACTTTACGAATAGACGAGGTATATTGTGGAAAAACGAAAATGTGAATTTTGCGGCAGCAATGAATATCAACCCTATATAAAAACAGATTTAGTAAGTTATAGTAAATGTTCAAATTGCGGACTTATATTTCAAGACCCTATTATCACTCAAGAAGAAATTGATGCCATATATGATGATAACTATTTTGAATATGAAGTAGCTAATCATGATAATTTTTTTGCATTAATACGTCTTGCTTTAAAAGATATAGGTTTTGAAAGAATAGAAAATGAACTTCCAAATAAAAATGTTTTAGATATAGGCTGTGCTACAGGTATGACTCTTAATTATCTAAAGAGTAAGGGTTATAATACTACTGGTATAGAAATTTGCTCGGCTTCTGCAGAATATGCAAGAAAACATTATAATTTAAATATTTATGAGAAGCCTCTTATAGATGTTGCTTTTCCTGATGATTATTTTTCTTTTATACATTTTTCTCATGTTATAGAACATGTGCCAAATCCTGCTTATACTTTAAAAGAGATTTATAGAATACTTGCCAAAGGAGGATATTTAGCTATTACTACTCCAAATGCTGATGGAATGTTTGCTAAAAAATATGGTGCTAATTGGAGGGCTGTTATGCCTCAGCATTTATGGCTATTTTCAAAACCTGTGCTTTCTAACTATTTAAAACAGGTTGGATTTAATATAATAAGTGATTTCTCTTGGGGAAGTATACCTATAGAGAAAAAACCTAATAAGATAGTAAAAAAGTTTTTTGACAAATTTGTGAAAAAATTCAATAAAGGCGATGTTATGCTTTTCTTATGCAAAAAGTAATTTAATAAAAGGAGATAAAAATGATGACTAGCGGTAATCTTAATATTGATAAAAGTAATTATGAATTTGCTTTTGATGATTCTATTGACATAAGAGAAGTATATGACAAAGTTGTTGATTCTGATAGTGAGGATCAAAGTTTGTATGATGAACTTTTAAGATATTATGTTGTACCCGGAGTGCAAGTGTTAAAATCTATATCAAAAAGAGAGGGTATAAAAGCAGGCAAGAATGTAAAGTTTGATAAGATGACAGGCATATATAGGAGTACTACTTATGGTTATGTTTCTTATAATGATTTAAAATCTGTATCAGTTATTCCTGTTATTAATGTTTCTTATAAATGGAGAGGCGTATTAGTACTTCCTCCTCAGAAAGATGCAAAAAGGCAGCTTACTCTTGAAGAGATACAAATGATGATTTCTGAGATACCTATAAAACTTATGGTAGATTATGATAAGATTGCTGAGCTTGTAGAGCGTAATTTAAAAGATAATGAAGGTATTTGCTGTGTATTTGTTGAGGGAAGAAAGCCTGTTGATGGCAATGTTCAGAAGGTTGTTTTAGATTATGATTTATCAATAGGCACTGGAAAAAAATCTGAAGATGGTTCTATTGATTTTAAAGAGAGGAGTTTTGTACACAATATAGATGCTAATGTTCAAATAGC
This is a stretch of genomic DNA from Brachyspira sp. SAP_772. It encodes these proteins:
- a CDS encoding class I SAM-dependent methyltransferase, translating into MEKRKCEFCGSNEYQPYIKTDLVSYSKCSNCGLIFQDPIITQEEIDAIYDDNYFEYEVANHDNFFALIRLALKDIGFERIENELPNKNVLDIGCATGMTLNYLKSKGYNTTGIEICSASAEYARKHYNLNIYEKPLIDVAFPDDYFSFIHFSHVIEHVPNPAYTLKEIYRILAKGGYLAITTPNADGMFAKKYGANWRAVMPQHLWLFSKPVLSNYLKQVGFNIISDFSWGSIPIEKKPNKIVKKFFDKFVKKFNKGDVMLFLCKK
- a CDS encoding PASTA domain-containing protein, coding for MKELFKKIKSKVNNFYNAYIKKFMNKILPKGILTEDKSLLVIKRLIIFAIFLFVLQGIIVSVVVFIVVKAGGESFVLPDVQGVEAFEAFNVLAKEDMNLNIQSHYFKDYPLGTIVSQEPKGGMRVKRGRTVYLVVNVPEQILVKMPDLIGKSYDEAVSIISNDIISQMPNVKILPKVDDNNPDYDNNVVLSQVPNANEVITINTEIVLTVNNKTE
- the fmt gene encoding methionyl-tRNA formyltransferase, which gives rise to MYNVIIAGSTDFTSDCILQLMKMNNVNISAVISTIDTKKDRKGNIIPNPVTVTALENNLNLLKPENINSDDFYNTLVDFNADFFIVVAYGKILSKRTLSIPKIMPMNIHGSLLPILRGASPVEHALLYGFDKTGTTLQKMDYKLDEGDVILQDEFDIDNSWQFNELYEQIKKSGVCILKEFFDNADKYIHNLKKQDDSKATYCTKIKKEDGRLYFNKSALELYNMTKAFVRWPVAYCYYNDISIKVFKSEYKESKNNSNDFGKIVHVDNEGIHVQALDGIYIIKELQREGKKRQSVKEFLCGNKLNINEYFN